CGGACTGACCGCCGGGCGTCCCCTCACCCCGGCCCTCTCCCCGCGGGAGAGGGAGTCGAAACCGGACTGTCCGCCGGGCGTCCCCTTACCCCGGCCCTCTCCCCGCGGGAGAGGGAGTCGAAACCGGACTGACCGCAGGGCGTCCCCTCACCCCGGCCCTCTCCCCGCGGGAGAGGGAGTCGGAGTCGCAAGGGAGAGGGAGTCGGAGCCGGAATGACGGAGGGAGACTCTCAGGGCCAATTGCTACGCTCGCCGCATGGAGCTGAACGGCGACGGCGCGGCGGCGCCGAGCACGTCCGATCGCGTCTCCGTGGTCGAGCTCGGCGCGGAGACGCGAGTGGCGGTCTTTGCCCGCCACGAGGGCGCGTACCGGCTGCTCACGGTGGCCGGGGCGCCCAGCACGCTCGACGCGCCGCATTTCGATCTCACACCGAGCTTCGAGCGGGCCGTGGCGGAAGCCGAGTCGCTAGCCGGGGCCTATTTCGCCATGCCCGAGTCGTCGGCGCGTCCGCACGGGGAGCCGCGCACGCCACCCATCGCCGCCGCGGTGGGTCGAGGGTTGGCCCCGGGACCGTCCTGCTTCGTCGTGAGCAATCTGGTCACGCGCGATCTCGACGCGCTCGAGGAGGCGCTGACCGGTCGTGAGTTCGTCGTCATCGGCCGCGCCACCACCGCGGCGCGCGAGTTTCGCGATCGAATTGACGGCCCGGCGACCGTCGACGTGATCACCACGCAGCGCCCCAGCGTTGTCGTCGTGGCGCTGACGGAGGATCGCGACGGACAGGGCCTTTCTTACATGGCCGATCTGCTGATCGGGGGGCTGGCGGGCCGCGAGTCGAGCTATGTGCCCGTGATCGCCATTCTCTATGGGGACGAACTCGATGACCGGGCGCTCACCATCCTGGAGCAGGCGTTTCCGGTCCACGCCGTATCGGTGCAGGGCGGCGGCGTGGACGATCCGCTCGACATGACCGAACCAAACGCGCTGCTCGATGACGTGCAGCAAACGGTGAAGGCTCACCGATTCGCCGGCCGCACCGTGCCGGCGGAGATTGCCGACGCCCCAGCGCACGCGACCGCCGCGGCATTGGGCGAAGCCGTGCGGGAGCTGGCGACGCAGCAGGCCCTGGAGGTGGCCGCGGTGTCGCTGGACGACGACCAGGTGTCGATCGTCGGCTTCCAGGCGGGATCGGGGGTGAGTGTGGGGCTGGGGCAAGGGCACGACCTGGCGCGTCCCTATCACATCGCGTTGCAAACGCCGATCGAGCGCGTGGCGCAGTGGGCGCCCGAGGAGCCGATTCCGCAGGCGCTGCGATTCACCGCCTTGAACCGGTCGGCGCATCCGGCGGCGGTGGCGGCGACGCCGGCCGAGCTGCAGCTGACCCATGCCGTGTTCACGGCCGCGGCGCGCCAGGCGTTGCGCGCCTCCGAGGACGGCCGGAGTCCGCTCAACCACGAGGCGCTCGATCTGATCGTCCTCACGGGTCGCGCGGCGCGAGGCGCCGGTCGGTCGGTGCAGGCCGCGCTGTTGCTGGTGAACATCCTGGAGCCCGTGGGCGTGTCGCAGCTGGCGATCGATCCGACGTCGAGCCTGGCCATGCAGGGCGCGCTGGCCCGCACCGGGGCCCGCGTGGCGTTCGACTCGACCCTGGTCCCATTGGGCGTCTGCGTGGCGCCACGAGGTCGCGCGAAATCCGGTGAGCCGGCCGTGCTGGTCGACGTGCGCCCGAGCTCGGGCGCGCGCATCGAGCGCGAGGTCAGCGCGGGCGCGCTTGACGTGATTCAGTGGGACGCGCGCGTGCCGGCTGAAGTCCGCATTTGGCCGCAGCCGCGCTTCGACGTGGGCTTGGGCAACGGACGCCCGGCGCGGCTGAAGGCCAACGTGGGATCGGGCCTTGTGGGGCTGATCGTCGATGCGCGCGGGCGGCCGTTGGTTTGGCCTGACGAGCCGGACGAGCGCCAGGCGCGCCTGCAGCAGTGGTTGCGCTCGATGGACGCCTTCCCTCCCGCCGCGACGGCGGTCGCTCCCGCGAGGCCGCATGGAGGCTGAGCGCGTCCGGCGCGCCATCCGGCGGACCGTGCGGAGCGGCACGCTCCGTCGCCGGCACGTCCTCCCGAGCTCGGGCCGGATTCTCGTCCATGAGGGCGACGATGTGGTGATGGGCCAGGTGTGGGGCCGCGGCCGCATGCGCACCGGGATGACGGTGGTCGATCTGCCGCGGCTGCTGAACGCGCAACTGGACGAAGTGCCCGGCTTGCTCAAGGTGAGCCGCGCCGAAATCGTTGAAGAGGACACGTTGCTGGCCGAGTCGATGGGGCGGATGGGCATCGCGCGCGAATGGCGGGCGCCGTCCCGCGGCATGATTGCCAGCCTGAGTCCGCGCACCGGGGTGGCGGTGTTCGTGCGTGAGATGCGCGAGGTCGCGCTGCATTGCCGGCTTGCCGGGACCGTGGTCGGCGTGGCGCCCGGCGAATCAGTCGTGATCGAAGGGCAGGGCGTGGCCATTTCCGGGGCCCTGGGCGCGGGCGGTCGCGCCGTCGGGCCGCTGCGCGTCATCGAGTCGGGCGATCGGCCCGAGGACCTGGCCGAAATCGGCGAGATTCTCGTCACGCCCGACCCGCTCCGCACCGAGTGGATGCAGCGCGCCATCGAGGCTCGCGTGTCGGCGGTCATCGCCCCGTCGGCCGACGATGCGACGCTTTCCGAGTTGGCGCTGGCCCCAACCATTGTCGGGCTTCCGTTGCCGCCGTCGGCGCCGCTTACGCCGCCGGTGCCAACGCTGCTGACCGAGGGCTTTGGCCACACCCGCATGCCGCGCGCGCTGCAGCGCATGTTTCGCGCGAGCGCCGACGAGGTGGTGTCGGTGATTGGAAGCCGGCAGCCCGGCGAGTCCGAGGTGCTGCTGCCCCCGGGGCCGTCCGAGGCGCTGGCCGAGGAGCTTAGGGCCGATGGACTTCCGGTGCGCATCGTGGCCGGACCGGATGCCGGTGAAGAGGGAGTCGTCGTGGGGCCGGCGCCGGACGAGGCGCGCGCACCGTCCGGGTCGCCGGCCATCTGCGTGCGCGTGCAGCGAGCGCAGGGGGGCACGGTGACGGTGCCCGCGGCCAACTGCGAGGCGATCGCGTAGGCCGCAAGACCCGCGCCGGCCCTTCGACTCGGACGGGATACGGCGTGGCCGGTTCGCGAACCGTCCCTACATTCGCTCCGGCGCGTCGATGCCCAGCAGCTCCAAGCCGTTCGCCACCACCTGGCGTACGGCGGCGACCAGGCGCAGCCGGGCGGCCGTCAGCACGGCGTCGTCGCTCACCACGCGGTGATCGTTGTAGTAGGAGTGAAAGGCCCGCGCAAGATCCAGCAGGTAGTGCGCGATGCGGTGCGGCTCGCGCGAGTCGGAGGCGTCCACCGTCACCTCGGGATAGGCGAGCAGCTGCCGGACCAGGGCCGCTTCGGGGGCGCCCAAGCGTGCGAGGTCGGGCGTTGCGGTGGATGGATTCTCGGCCGCCGACCTCTGGATCCCGGCGCAGCGCGCGTGCGCCATCTGGATGTAGTAGATCGGATTCTCCGGGTCCTCGCGCTTGGCCAGCTCCAGGTCGAATTCCATCTGGCTGTCAATCGCCTTGGAGAGGAAGAAGTACCGCGTGGCGGAGGGGCCAACCTCGTCGAGCACCTCGCGCAGCGTGACGAAGCGACCGCTGCGCTTGCCGGCGCGCGCCAACCCGTCCCCGCTGCGGACACCGACCATCTGCGCGACGAGGATTTCGAGTCGCGCGGGATCGATGCCCAACGCCTCCATGGCGGCTTTCATACGCGGCACGTGGCCCTGGTGGTCGGCGCCCCAGATGTTGATCACGAGGTCGAATTCCCGCTTGCGGAACTTGTCGTGGTGATAGGCAATATCGGTGGCGAAGTAGGTGGGGTCGCCGCGCGACCGCACCAGCACATTCTCGCGGTCGTCCGTGCCTTCGCCGCCCACGAACCACGTGGCGCCCTCGCGGTGTGTCACGTGTCCCGCGTCGGTCAGGGTCAGCAGCGCGGCCTCGACCTCGCCTCGTGCGCGCATCTCCCGCTCGGAATACCACTCGTCGAATGCCAGACCCAAGCGCGCGAGGTCGTGCTTGATCGAACTAAGCGCAATGTCCACGGACCGCTGCTCGAACGCCTCGGCGTCCTCGCGCTGCTGGATGTCGAGCCAGCGGTCGCCGTCGTCGGCGGCAATGGTCTGTCCCCACTCTGCCGTGTAGGCGCCTTGATAGCCGTCTTCAGGGAAAGGGCGGCTGACGCCGAGGGCCGCGGCATAGTGATGGTGGACGGTCTGGCCGAGGAGCTCGATCTGACGGCCCGCGTCATTGACATAATATTCTCGGGTCACGTCATGCCCGCGGGCGGTCAGCATGCGGGCAATGGCGTCACCGACCACGCCGATGCGTCCGGCGCCGACCGTGAGCGGACCGGTCGGGTT
The genomic region above belongs to Chloroflexota bacterium and contains:
- the argS gene encoding arginine--tRNA ligase, with translation MTQFVLRERLAALLHDALAAAHAAGDLPPMPAAQIGLDRRGDELADYASADALRLARSAKMPPRAIAEAIAAHVASDPAVADVTVAGPGFVNLRLDDAWVLDQIDAIVEAGPNYGPTPVADPQRIQVEYLSANPTGPLTVGAGRIGVVGDAIARMLTARGHDVTREYYVNDAGRQIELLGQTVHHHYAAALGVSRPFPEDGYQGAYTAEWGQTIAADDGDRWLDIQQREDAEAFEQRSVDIALSSIKHDLARLGLAFDEWYSEREMRARGEVEAALLTLTDAGHVTHREGATWFVGGEGTDDRENVLVRSRGDPTYFATDIAYHHDKFRKREFDLVINIWGADHQGHVPRMKAAMEALGIDPARLEILVAQMVGVRSGDGLARAGKRSGRFVTLREVLDEVGPSATRYFFLSKAIDSQMEFDLELAKREDPENPIYYIQMAHARCAGIQRSAAENPSTATPDLARLGAPEAALVRQLLAYPEVTVDASDSREPHRIAHYLLDLARAFHSYYNDHRVVSDDAVLTAARLRLVAAVRQVVANGLELLGIDAPERM